GTGACAGAGCAAGAAGCAACCCTCCTGACCTGGTCATTCTTGACCTGATGTTGCCGGGGCTCGACGGCCTGCAAGTCTGCCGCTTGCTGCGTACCGAGTCGGCCAGCCTGCCGATCCTGATGTTGACAGCCCGCGACGATAGTCATGATCAGGTTCTGGGGCTAGAGATGGGTGCCGACGATTATGTGACAAAACCTTGCGAGCCCCGTGTATTGCTCGCCCGTGTGCGCACGCTTTTACGCCGCAGCAGCCTGGCCGAGCCCCAGGTGGCCAGTGACCGGATCATGATCGGCAACCTGTGCATCGACTTGTCTGAACGCACGGTCACCTGGCGCGATCAGGTTATCGAGCTGTCCAGCGGCGAGTACAACCTGCTGGTGGTATTGGCACGGCATGCCGGTGAAGTGCTGAGCCGTGACCAGATTCTGCAGCGTCTGCGGGGTATCGAGTTCAACGGTACTGACCGTTCGGTGGATGTGGCGATTTCCAAGCTGCGGCGCAAATTCGATGACTGCGCCGGCGAAGCGCGCAAGATCAAGACCGTGTGGGGCAAGGGTTACTTGTTCAGCCGCTCGGAATGGGAATGCTGAACCCATGTTAAAGATTCTGATACGCCTCTACCTGGTGACCATCGTGACGTTTGCCCTGGCCAGTTATCTGGTGCCCGGGGTGATCGTGTCGCTGTTTCATGAGCGTTTCATGAACTACAACGTCGACATGTCGCGGGGTATGCAGACCCTGCTGGTCAAGCAGTTCCATCATCTGCCCACTGAGCAATGGCCAGCCCTTGCCCGCGAACTCGACGCTCAGTTTGAACCGATGCAGGTCAATCTGCTGCCCATTACTGATTCCAAGTTCAGCGCCCAGGAACAGCACCAGTTGCAGCAAGGGAAGGGCGTGTTGCGCATTGGCGATTGGGGCTGGCGCACGCTGGTGGTTTCCCCGCTGGACGAGCAACTTGCCATTGAATGGGTGATGCCTCCGGACCCCTTCGACATGAGTGTGTTGTATTGGAGTATCAACGTCCTGATTGGCGCTGCATTGCTGGGTGGCTTGCTGCTGTGGCTGCGTCCGCACTGGCGTGACCTGGAGCGCCTCAAGCTCACGGCGGAGCGCATCGGTCAGGGGCAACTGAGCGAGCGTACGCAGATATCCCGCAGCTCCAACATCCACGGCCTGGCCACGGTGTTCGACACCATGGCCCAGGACGTGGAAAACCTGCTCAATCAGCAGCGTGATTTGCTTAACGCCGTGTCCCATGAATTGCGTACCCCCTTGACCCGCCTGGACTTTGGCCTGGCGCTGGTGCTGTGCGATGACCTGCCTCAGGACAGCCGCGAGCGCTTGCAGGTGCTGGTGGGGCACATACGTGAGCTGGATGAGCTGGTGCTGGAGCTGTTGTCGTTCAGCCGCCTGCAAAGCCCTTCGCTGGTGCCTGAGCGGGTAGAGGTGTCCCTGGATGAGTTTATCGACAGCATTCTCGGCAGTTTCGATGAAGAGCTGGAGGCTCCCGAGATCGTGCTGGACGTTCTGCTGCACGGCACCCAGGAACGCTTTGCCCTTGATCCGCGCCTGACTGCGCGAGCGCTGCAGAACCTGCTGCGCAATGCCATGCGTTACTGCGACCGGCGGATTCAAGTGGGGGTGACCGTCACGGCGCAAGGCTGTGAGTTGTGGGTGGATGACGATGGCATCGGGATTCCCGAGCAGGAACGCGAAAGGATTTTTGAACCGTTCTATCGTCTGGATCGCAGCCGGGACCGGGCAACCGGGGGGTTTGGTCTGGGGCTAGCGATCAGTCGGCGAGCCCTGCAAGCCCAGGGCGGCACGCTGAGCGTTGAGCAATCGCCGCTGGGCGGCGCTCGCTTCAAGCTATGGTTGCCGGCTTGAAGCGAGGTGTAGCGGCTTAGATGGAGCGACGTTGTCGGCTCACATGCTTCAAGCCTTCAATGATCAGCACCACGACCGCGAGCCAGATCGGGCCGTAGGTCAGCCATTGACCGTCTTCCAGGCTGTCACCCAGCAACAGGGCGACGGCGACCAGCAGCACGGGCTCAACGTAGCTGAGCAGACCGAACAGGCTGAACGGCAACAGGCGGCTGGCCAGAATGTACGCGAAGCCTGCCGCCGCACTGATGACGCCCATCAGCGGTACCAGCGCATACAAGGCCTGGCGCTGGGCGCCGAGATCGACATGGGAACCTGCCAGTACAAACCACAGTGCAACCGGAACCATCAACAGCATGTCCAGCCACAGGCCGCCAAGGTTATCGATGCCGATTTTCTTGCGCAGGACGAAGTACATCGGGTAGCCGATAGCCACAACCAATGTGGTCCAGGAGAAACCGCCGGTGCGGTACAGCTCGTTGGCCACGCCGATGACAGCAAGGGCGGTTGCGATTTTCTGCAAGTGCGACAGGTGTTCGCCGTACACGATGCGTCCGGTGAGGATCATCGTCAGTGGCAGCAGGAAATAACCCAGTGACACATCCAGACCATGCCCGTTCAGCGGCCCCCACATAAACATCCACAGCTGCAGGCCGACCAGGAAGCTGGTGAGCAATACGCAAGGAATCAGTAGAGGTTTATCGCGTAAGCGATTGAAAATGATGGGGACCCATTTCCAGTCGCCGGAGAGGCAGATAAAGAGTGTCATGAAGGGCAGCGATATGAGTATTCGCCAGCCGAAGATTTCCTGGCCATCAAGGGGCCAGAGAAGGGAAGTGAAGTAGTACAGGACGCCGAACAAACAGGAAGCCAAAATCGATAAAACAATGCCTTTAGACACAACAACCTCAATGGATCTACAACGTTACTCGTTTGAGTGGGCATGTAGCTTGAGGCTGTTGGGGGTCGTTGGCAAATGCCTTTTAAACCAGTCACTTGGGACTGATTCTTGTTATGTATGCTGAACTTTAAAAAGCCCAAGCAAATACTGGGCCAAAGTCGTTTAAAACGAGCGTTCGTGTTTTTGAAATAAACGATTAACGGTAGGCAGAAATACCGTCAACGGGCGTGGGAGCCGTGTATTTCGGCCCCCACAGGCCGTTACATCGACCTGCGCTGACGCACCAGATGTTTGAATCCTTCAAAAATCAGCACCACCACGGCCAGCCAGATGGGCAGGTAAGTCATCCATTGCCCCGCGCTGATGCTCTCGCCCAGCAGCAACGCCACCAGCACCAGCAATACCGGCTCTACGTAGCTGAGCAGGCCGAACAAGCTGAAGGCCAGCATGCGGCTGGCCAGGATGTAGCTGATCAACGCGAGGGCACTGATGGCACCCAGCAGCGGGATCAGTGCATACAGGGCCGGGCGCTGGCTTGCTACATCAAACCCTTGCTCTCCGCTTTGCACAAACCACCATGCCATCGGTATCAGCAGCAACATGTCCACCCACAGACCGCCAAGGTTGTCGGTGCCTGCGCGTTTACGCAGCACGAAGTACAGGGGGTAGCCGATGGCAACCAGCAGCGTGGTCCAGGAGAAACCGCCCACCCGGTACACCTCGTTGGCGACTCCCAGGGTGGCCAGTGCCGCGGCGATTTTTTGCAGGTGCGAGAGCTGCTCGCCATACACCATGCGCCCGGTGAGAAGCATGGTTAGCGGCAACAGGAAGTAACCCAGGGAGACGTCCAAGCTGTGGCCATTGAGCGGTGCCCACAAAAACAGCCAGAGCTGGACCCCCACCAGGGCACTGGACGCGGCCAGTACGGCAAAGAACCGGGGTTGCTGACGAAGCCGAGAGACGATCACCGGCACCAGCCGCCAATCGCCGGAGAAGCACATGAACAGGGTCATGCAGGGCAGGGTCAGGAGCATCCGCCAGCCGAAGATTTCGGCGCCGCTCAAGGGCCAGAGCAGGGATGTGAAGTAATACATGACACCGAACAGGCTCGATGCCAGAACTGATAGAACAATACCTTTGGACACAACAGCCTCGTTGAAACAAACATTTTGATTATTAGAGGTGTGTAGCTTGAGGCTCTGGTGGCTGCAGGGCAAATCGAAAAGTGAGCGGGTCTCCATTGTGGGAGCGTGCTCCCACAGTTTTTGAGGTTTGGCATCAATCACTGTGGGAGCAAGCGCTTTACGCGTGTTTTATGCCCCGGGTCATGCGCAGTGCCAGCAGGCTGCCGCCCACAATCACGGCGGCCAGGAAGTACAGGGCCGCATCGGTGGAGCCGGTGGCGTCTTTTACGAAACCCACCAGATACGGGCTGAGGAAACCGGCCATCTGCCCCATCGAGTTGATCAGTGCCAGGCCGCCCGCTGCCGCACCGGCGCTGAGCATCGCGGTAGGTACCGGCCAGAACATCGGCAAACCGGTCAGGGCGCCCATAGTGGCAATGGTCAGGCCCAGGATCGCAATGGCCGGTTGTGTGGCGAAATTCACCGCAATCACCAGGCCCAGCGCGCCCATAAGCATCGGTACCACCAAATGCCAGCGGCGCTCCTTGTGCAAATCAGCTGAGCGGCCCACGAGCAGCATGAACACCGCCGCCAGCAGGTACGGGATCGCGCTGATCCAGCCGATCACCAGGGTATCGCTGAAACCCAGGTTCTTGATGATCGAGGGCAGCCAGAAGTTGATCGCGTACACGCCACTCTGAATGCAGAAGTAAATCAGGCCAAAGGCCCAGATGGCCGGGTTCTTGAACACGGCCAGCAGCGAGTCGGTCGAAGACGAGGCCGGTTTGCTGGCGGCATCCAGGCGGTGGTCGGCTTCCAGTACCGCCCGTTCATGTGCCCCCAGCCATTTGGCGTTGGCAAAGCTGTCGCTGAGCAGGTAAACCGCCAGGCCGCCCAGCACCACAGTGGGAATCCCTTGCAGCAGGAACATCCACTGCCAGCCGGCAAGACCGCCCTGGCCTGCAGCGAAGTGGCTGAGGATCCAACCCGAGAATGGCCCGCCAATCAGGCCCGAGACCGGGATGGCGCACATGAACAGTGCCATGATCCGGCCACGGCGAAAGCTCGGGAACCACTGCGAGAGATACAGCACCACGCCCGGAAAGAAACCCGCCTCAGCGGCGCCGGTCAGCAAGCGCAGGGTGTAGAACCCGGCAGGCGTGGTGACAAACATCAGGCAGGTGGACAAGGTGCCCCAGGTAATCATCATCACCGCGATCCAGCGCCGCGGGCCGAACCGGGTCAGGGCCAGGTTGCTCGGTACGCCACACAGCACGTAGCCGATGAAGAAGATCCCGGCGCCCAGGCCGTAGACGGTTTCGCTGAACTTCAGTGCGTCGAGCATCTGCAACTTGGCAAAGCCGACGTTTACCCGGTCGAGGTAATTGAACAGATAGCAGATGAAAATGAAGGGGATCAAACGCAGGGTGATGCGCTTGTAGATGGCGTTTTTATCGTCATCGCTGATCAGCGACGCGGTGGCGCTCTGTGACATTTGATGTCTCTCTTTATTATGATTTTTCACGATCCAGGGGTAACGTTGACCGCAGCTCGAGTCTCGGTCACCACAGCGCCGCTGTCTTTGTGCTACCGCACAGCATTTTCCCGCGTCACCTGTGCCCGTGAACAAACGTTTCCAAGGATTGTCACCCTATGTTTGAACTGGATCATGATTTGGCGCAGGACATCGTGGATCGCGCGATGGCCATCCTGCCGTACAACGTAAACGTTATGGACAGCCAGGGCCTGATCCTGGGCAGTGGCGAACCCGAGCGTATCAACACCCGGCACGAAGGGGCGCAACTGGTGCTCGCCAATGGACGGGTGGTCGAAATCGACGCGCAAACCGCCAAGTGCCTCAAAGGCGTGCAGCCGGGCATCAACCTGCCGTTGCTCCTGGATCAGCGGCTCATTGGCGTGCTGGGCCTTACGGGCGAGCCGGAACTGCTGCGCACCTACGCCGAACTGGTGCGCATGACCGCCGAAATGCTGGTTGGTCAGCGCTATCAGCAGGCCGAGCAACAGTGGCGGCGTCAGCGCTGTGATGACCTGGTGGCCTTGCTGCTGAGTGAAGGCGGTGATTCCCCGCGCCTGATCGACGAAGCGCAGCAATTGGGGCTCAAGCCACAATTGTCGCGGATTCCGTATCTGTTCGAGCTGGGCAAGGGCCAAAGTGCCGAGGCCCTGAGTGCGTGGCTGCAATCGCGCTATCCGGACAGCTGGTGTGTGAGCCCCGCGACGGGTTCGCTGTTGTGGTGTCGGCCGGCAACGGCTGCGCTCGATGACGTGCGCCTGCTGGAGAAACTCGACAGCCAGGGCTGGCAGGTGCTGCGCGTTGCGGCGGGCGGCCAGGCCGATGCACTCAAAGGCTTGCGCCGCTGTTATCGCCGGGTCGGTGATTTATTGGCCTATGGCCGTGATGTGTTGCCGCACACACGGCTGCTGACCCTCAACCGCTACCGGCTGCCGGTGATGCTGTGGCGCCATCGCAATGACGATGCCCTTGAAGAGTTGCTCGGCCCGCTGCACAAGGTCGTGGCCAAGGACAGCAACGGGCAGCTGATTGCCACGCTGCGCAGCTGGTGTGAGCACGACGGCCAGAGCCAGGCCTGTGCAGACGCCCTGGGCATTCATCGCAACAGCCTGCGCTATCGCATGGAGCGTATTGCCGAATTGAGCGGGGTCGACCCCTTGAGCCTCAACGGGATGCTGGCCTTGTACCTGGGCGTGCAGTTGCTGGCACAGAGCTGATTGTCAGAATGAACAACAAACCCTGTGATTGCTTGTGCGCCCGACTGGCGTGTTTATGCCCGGTTACTGGCAGCATGGATGCATAAGAACTGGAGATGCGCCCCATGAAAATCGTGATTGCCCCCGACTCGTTCAAAGACAGCCTGAGTGCCGAAAAAGTCGCCGATGCCATCGCCGCCGGGCTGGCCGATGTTTTCCCCCACGCGCAACTGGTCAAATGCCCGATGGCTGACGGTGGCGAGGGCACGGTTGAGGCCATTGTGGCCGCGGGTAATGGCCAGTTACGCCGCAATCAGGTGCAGGGCCCGTTGGGTGCGCCCGTCGAAGCCCATTGGGGCTGGTTGCCGGACAGCCACACGGCAATCATTGAAATGGCTGAAGCCAGCGGTTTGCAGCTGGTTGCGCCGGGGCAGCGCGATGCGTGCGTCAGCAGCACGTTCGGTACCGGCGAGTTGATCAGGGCCGCGCTGGATGCGGGCGCCCGGCGCGTCATCCTGGCCATCGGCGGCAGTGCCACCAATGATGCCGGGGCTGGCGCGCTGCAAGCGTTGGGCCTGGGGCTGTTTGACGAGCAGGGCAATAGTCTGGCGCGCGGCGGTCTGGCATTGGCCAGGGTGGCCCGTATCGATCTGGGCGGCCTGGACCCGCGACTGGCCCGGGTACGTTTTGAAATTGCCGCCGACGTGAACAACCCGTTGTGCGGAGAGCAGGGCGCCTCGGCAATTTTCGGCCCGCAAAAAGGTGCTTCACCCGAGCAGGTCCGGTTACTGGATCAGGCGTTGGGGCACTTTGCCGATCATTGCGCCCGGGTCTTGCCCAAGGATGTACGTCAGGAGCCGGGTTCGGGGGCCGCAGGCGGGCTGGGCTTTGCCGCCAAGGCGTTTTTCGGTGCGCAGTTCCGCGCCGGGGTTGAAGTGGTGGCAGAGCTGGTCGGGCTGGCCGAAGCGGTCAAAGGGGCCGATCTGGTGATCACCGGTGAGGGTCGTTTTGATGCACAGACCTTGCGCGGCAAAACCCCGTTTGGCGTTGCGCGCATTGCCCAGGCCCAGGGCGTGCCGGTGGTGGTGTTGGCCGGCACACTTGGCGAGGGTTATCAGGCCTTGTACGAGCACGGGATCAACGCGGCATTCGCTTTGACCAGCGGCCCGATGAGCCTGCAGGACGCCTGCGCCCGGGCGCCGCAATTACTGACAGACCGGGCGCGGGACATTGCGCGTTTGCTGATCCTGCGGACCTTGTAGCCGCTGCCGAAGGCTGCGACGGGTTGCGTAGCGACCCATGCCTTTTATCCGCACAGAAGGTCCTTCGGCCCTTATCGCAGCCTCGTTCCTCGACAGCGGCTACAGATCACAGAATCGTGTAAGCTTTGCGGTTCTTCGCATTCGACCCTTAGCGAGCCCTATGCCGTCGCTCTTCAAACGCTCCTTGCTGCCCAAACTGCGCAGCTTTCCGTTGTCCGCCGATGCGTTCAGCATCTTGCCCAGTGCGGCTGAATTTCGTCGCTGCCTGCTGGAGCAGATCGCGGGCGCCCGCCATCGCATCACGCTGGTGGCTTTGTACTTGCAGCAGGATGAGGCCGGCCAGGAGATCCTGGATGCCCTTCACGCCGCCAAAGCAGCGCGCCCCGAACTTGAAATCGTAGTGGTGGTCGACTGGCTGCGGGCCCAGCGTGGCCTGATCGGTGCGGGCAAACAGCCCGGCAATGCGGCCTGGTATCAGGCGCAAACTGCAGCACACCCGACCCACGTGCCGATTTATGGCGTGCCGGTGCAAACCCGCGAGCTGTTCGGGGTGTTGCATCTCAAGGGCTTTATTGTCGACGACTGCGTGATCTACAGCGGTGCGAGCCTGAACAACGTCTACCTGCACAAGCTCGACAAGTACCGTTTCGACCGTTACCACCTGCTGCACAACAAGCAGTTGGCCGACACCATGCAGCGTTTTGTCCAGCAAGATCTGATCGAGACCCGGGCCGTGCATCGCCTGGACCTGCCAACACTGCCGACCACCCGCAGCCTGCGCAGTGCCATTGGTGATTTGCGCAGCCATCTGAAAAAAGCCAGCTACGACACCAGCACCGGCACCGTCGGCCACTTTGGTCTATCGGTCAGCCCGCTGCTGGGGGTTGGCAAAAACAACCCGCTGAGCCGGGTGATTTGCGAACTGATCGCCACCAGCCAGCAACAGCTGACGATCTGCACGCCGTACTTCAACCTGCCGCTGCCCGTGACCCGCGAAATCAATCGGGCCCTGGAGCGTGGTGTGCGGATTGATATCGTGGTCGGCGACAAGACGGCCAACGACTTCTACATCCCGCCGAGCGAGCCCTTCAAGGTCATCGCGGCGTTGCCGTATCTGTACGAGTTGAGCCTGCGCAGGTTTGCCAAAAGCCATCAGCGCATGATCGATAACGGCTTGCTGAACCTGCACCTGTGGCGTGAAGGCGACAACACCTATCACCTCAAAGGCATGTGGGTGGATGACCGCTACACCTTGCTGACCGGCAATAACCTCAACCCGCGTGCGTTCCGGCTGGATCTGGAAAACGGGCTGCTGATCGATGACCCGCGGCGCGAACTGCTCGAGCCACGACGCAAAGAGCTGGACGCCATCTTTGCCGACACCCAGCGCATCAACAACTTCAAGGATCTGGAAACCCTGGCGGATTACCCGCCAGCAGTGGCCAAGTTCCTGCGCCGCGTGAGCCGGGTGCGGATCGAACGGTTGTTGTACCGGATTCTCTGAGTTGCAAGCTGCAAGCGGCCTCGCTTGCAGCTTGCAGCCAGTTACCTGGTGCTCCCGTCCACCACGGCGGGCAGATACACAACACTCCCGCCTTCACGCCGATGCAGCAGCCGGTCACCGTTATCGGGCTGGCTGGTGAGGGTCTGGTGATCCACGCTCAGGTAGCCAAGGGGCAGGGGGTCGCCGCTGCGGTACTGGGCGAAGATCAGTGTGCGTTGCGGGTTGAAATGCTGGCCGCTGGTTTTGTCCAGCCAGGCCATCAAGCCGGCGCTGTCGCCTTCACGGGGGAAGTCCTGGCCCTGCTCGACATAGAAAAACGGCTCGCCCTGGTTCTGCACATACATCGGCAGCTTGTTATCGACATCGATCATCACCATGCGCCACTGATCCCAAGGGGCTTGCTCGCTGGCCCGCGCCTTGACGTCCTGACCGAACTGGACAACCCCGCCGCCGCCGTTGGACCAGGGGTAGAACACGCCCAGTACCAACAGCAGCACTGTCGCACTGACGCCAAAGCCGATCTTCCAGCCACGGGCGCTGCTCTTGCCTTGCGCCATCCGCCGCGTGACCCACCAGGCGGCCAGTAACTGGGCAAAGGGCACCAACGGCAGCACGTAATAGCTGCGACGGCTGCCGCTGGCGGTGAAGAATACAAACAACAATCCCAGCCCCCACACCAGCCATCGCGTATTGGGTTCGATATGCCGCCACTGACGCACGGCGACCCACAGCCCTATCATCCAGAACGGTGCCCACGGCAGGGTGTACGCCGGCAAGTAGATCAGATAGGTGTAAATCGGCCCCATATGGTCGAAGGGGTTGAAGAAACGCACCACGTTTTCACGCAGCACCAGGCCCAACCCGCTTTCGCCATAGGTGGTCGCGCCATACAGATGCGACAACACAAAGGGCAGCATGTACACCGCCCCGGCAATCAGTAACGCCAACACCAGGCGCAGGTTGAGGTGACGTTTCCAGCGTTGCTCGCTCAACAGATGAGGCAGCAGCACCAGCCCGGGCAGGATAAAACCGATCAGCCCCTTGAGCAGTGAAGTCACTGCCAGCAGCAGGAAGAACACGCAGTAACGGCTCAGGCGCGTGTCTTCAGGCCCGCGCCAGTACCACCACACCGCTGCCAGCAGGCCGAACACGGTCAGAATGTCGGCCGTGGCCACCCGCGCCCAAAACACAAAGTAAAACGTGGTGGCCAGCATCCAGCCGGCAATCAGCCCGGTGCCTTTGCGAAACAGCTGTTCGCCGATCGCGTACACCAGCCAGACGCTCAGCCAGGCGGCAAGCACCGACGACAGGCGCAGCGACCAATGGCCCAGGCCGCCCATCAGCCCGGCGGTGGCAGTGATCAGCCAATAGGAGGGCAAGGGTTTGTCGTAGTAGGGCGAGCCCTTGAGGTAAGGGTCCAGGTAGTCACCGCTTTGCAGCATCTGCAGGGCGATATTGGCCCAGCGGGTTTCCGGGCCCCAGAGTTCCCGCGACCCCAGCCCCAGCAACAACAGCACGGCAGACGCGGCCAACAACACCAGCAAGGCCTTTTGCTCGGAGTTCCAGCGTTTGATGTCGATCA
This genomic stretch from Pseudomonas deceptionensis harbors:
- a CDS encoding response regulator transcription factor, whose product is MPTILLVEDDVALSELIASYLERNGYQVSVIARGDQVCDRARSNPPDLVILDLMLPGLDGLQVCRLLRTESASLPILMLTARDDSHDQVLGLEMGADDYVTKPCEPRVLLARVRTLLRRSSLAEPQVASDRIMIGNLCIDLSERTVTWRDQVIELSSGEYNLLVVLARHAGEVLSRDQILQRLRGIEFNGTDRSVDVAISKLRRKFDDCAGEARKIKTVWGKGYLFSRSEWEC
- a CDS encoding ATP-binding protein — encoded protein: MLKILIRLYLVTIVTFALASYLVPGVIVSLFHERFMNYNVDMSRGMQTLLVKQFHHLPTEQWPALARELDAQFEPMQVNLLPITDSKFSAQEQHQLQQGKGVLRIGDWGWRTLVVSPLDEQLAIEWVMPPDPFDMSVLYWSINVLIGAALLGGLLLWLRPHWRDLERLKLTAERIGQGQLSERTQISRSSNIHGLATVFDTMAQDVENLLNQQRDLLNAVSHELRTPLTRLDFGLALVLCDDLPQDSRERLQVLVGHIRELDELVLELLSFSRLQSPSLVPERVEVSLDEFIDSILGSFDEELEAPEIVLDVLLHGTQERFALDPRLTARALQNLLRNAMRYCDRRIQVGVTVTAQGCELWVDDDGIGIPEQERERIFEPFYRLDRSRDRATGGFGLGLAISRRALQAQGGTLSVEQSPLGGARFKLWLPA
- the rarD gene encoding EamA family transporter RarD, yielding MSKGIVLSILASCLFGVLYYFTSLLWPLDGQEIFGWRILISLPFMTLFICLSGDWKWVPIIFNRLRDKPLLIPCVLLTSFLVGLQLWMFMWGPLNGHGLDVSLGYFLLPLTMILTGRIVYGEHLSHLQKIATALAVIGVANELYRTGGFSWTTLVVAIGYPMYFVLRKKIGIDNLGGLWLDMLLMVPVALWFVLAGSHVDLGAQRQALYALVPLMGVISAAAGFAYILASRLLPFSLFGLLSYVEPVLLVAVALLLGDSLEDGQWLTYGPIWLAVVVLIIEGLKHVSRQRRSI
- the rarD gene encoding EamA family transporter RarD; amino-acid sequence: MSKGIVLSVLASSLFGVMYYFTSLLWPLSGAEIFGWRMLLTLPCMTLFMCFSGDWRLVPVIVSRLRQQPRFFAVLAASSALVGVQLWLFLWAPLNGHSLDVSLGYFLLPLTMLLTGRMVYGEQLSHLQKIAAALATLGVANEVYRVGGFSWTTLLVAIGYPLYFVLRKRAGTDNLGGLWVDMLLLIPMAWWFVQSGEQGFDVASQRPALYALIPLLGAISALALISYILASRMLAFSLFGLLSYVEPVLLVLVALLLGESISAGQWMTYLPIWLAVVVLIFEGFKHLVRQRRSM
- a CDS encoding MFS transporter translates to MSQSATASLISDDDKNAIYKRITLRLIPFIFICYLFNYLDRVNVGFAKLQMLDALKFSETVYGLGAGIFFIGYVLCGVPSNLALTRFGPRRWIAVMMITWGTLSTCLMFVTTPAGFYTLRLLTGAAEAGFFPGVVLYLSQWFPSFRRGRIMALFMCAIPVSGLIGGPFSGWILSHFAAGQGGLAGWQWMFLLQGIPTVVLGGLAVYLLSDSFANAKWLGAHERAVLEADHRLDAASKPASSSTDSLLAVFKNPAIWAFGLIYFCIQSGVYAINFWLPSIIKNLGFSDTLVIGWISAIPYLLAAVFMLLVGRSADLHKERRWHLVVPMLMGALGLVIAVNFATQPAIAILGLTIATMGALTGLPMFWPVPTAMLSAGAAAGGLALINSMGQMAGFLSPYLVGFVKDATGSTDAALYFLAAVIVGGSLLALRMTRGIKHA
- a CDS encoding sugar diacid recognition domain-containing protein, with the translated sequence MFELDHDLAQDIVDRAMAILPYNVNVMDSQGLILGSGEPERINTRHEGAQLVLANGRVVEIDAQTAKCLKGVQPGINLPLLLDQRLIGVLGLTGEPELLRTYAELVRMTAEMLVGQRYQQAEQQWRRQRCDDLVALLLSEGGDSPRLIDEAQQLGLKPQLSRIPYLFELGKGQSAEALSAWLQSRYPDSWCVSPATGSLLWCRPATAALDDVRLLEKLDSQGWQVLRVAAGGQADALKGLRRCYRRVGDLLAYGRDVLPHTRLLTLNRYRLPVMLWRHRNDDALEELLGPLHKVVAKDSNGQLIATLRSWCEHDGQSQACADALGIHRNSLRYRMERIAELSGVDPLSLNGMLALYLGVQLLAQS
- a CDS encoding glycerate kinase, with translation MKIVIAPDSFKDSLSAEKVADAIAAGLADVFPHAQLVKCPMADGGEGTVEAIVAAGNGQLRRNQVQGPLGAPVEAHWGWLPDSHTAIIEMAEASGLQLVAPGQRDACVSSTFGTGELIRAALDAGARRVILAIGGSATNDAGAGALQALGLGLFDEQGNSLARGGLALARVARIDLGGLDPRLARVRFEIAADVNNPLCGEQGASAIFGPQKGASPEQVRLLDQALGHFADHCARVLPKDVRQEPGSGAAGGLGFAAKAFFGAQFRAGVEVVAELVGLAEAVKGADLVITGEGRFDAQTLRGKTPFGVARIAQAQGVPVVVLAGTLGEGYQALYEHGINAAFALTSGPMSLQDACARAPQLLTDRARDIARLLILRTL
- the pssA gene encoding CDP-diacylglycerol--serine O-phosphatidyltransferase, with protein sequence MPSLFKRSLLPKLRSFPLSADAFSILPSAAEFRRCLLEQIAGARHRITLVALYLQQDEAGQEILDALHAAKAARPELEIVVVVDWLRAQRGLIGAGKQPGNAAWYQAQTAAHPTHVPIYGVPVQTRELFGVLHLKGFIVDDCVIYSGASLNNVYLHKLDKYRFDRYHLLHNKQLADTMQRFVQQDLIETRAVHRLDLPTLPTTRSLRSAIGDLRSHLKKASYDTSTGTVGHFGLSVSPLLGVGKNNPLSRVICELIATSQQQLTICTPYFNLPLPVTREINRALERGVRIDIVVGDKTANDFYIPPSEPFKVIAALPYLYELSLRRFAKSHQRMIDNGLLNLHLWREGDNTYHLKGMWVDDRYTLLTGNNLNPRAFRLDLENGLLIDDPRRELLEPRRKELDAIFADTQRINNFKDLETLADYPPAVAKFLRRVSRVRIERLLYRIL
- a CDS encoding ArnT family glycosyltransferase, whose amino-acid sequence is MIDIKRWNSEQKALLVLLAASAVLLLLGLGSRELWGPETRWANIALQMLQSGDYLDPYLKGSPYYDKPLPSYWLITATAGLMGGLGHWSLRLSSVLAAWLSVWLVYAIGEQLFRKGTGLIAGWMLATTFYFVFWARVATADILTVFGLLAAVWWYWRGPEDTRLSRYCVFFLLLAVTSLLKGLIGFILPGLVLLPHLLSEQRWKRHLNLRLVLALLIAGAVYMLPFVLSHLYGATTYGESGLGLVLRENVVRFFNPFDHMGPIYTYLIYLPAYTLPWAPFWMIGLWVAVRQWRHIEPNTRWLVWGLGLLFVFFTASGSRRSYYVLPLVPFAQLLAAWWVTRRMAQGKSSARGWKIGFGVSATVLLLVLGVFYPWSNGGGGVVQFGQDVKARASEQAPWDQWRMVMIDVDNKLPMYVQNQGEPFFYVEQGQDFPREGDSAGLMAWLDKTSGQHFNPQRTLIFAQYRSGDPLPLGYLSVDHQTLTSQPDNGDRLLHRREGGSVVYLPAVVDGSTR